One stretch of Micromonospora echinospora DNA includes these proteins:
- a CDS encoding SCO4848 family membrane protein, which produces MVLSRGWSLFLVAVGVWTWAIWPRFAVAIWNDERAWSAGVVGEGSPTGFLWVHALLIGASLAIGTTVGVLGIRAYRLRRRRV; this is translated from the coding sequence ATGGTCCTCTCGCGTGGTTGGTCGCTGTTCCTGGTCGCCGTCGGGGTGTGGACCTGGGCGATCTGGCCGAGGTTCGCGGTCGCCATCTGGAACGACGAGCGCGCCTGGTCTGCCGGCGTCGTCGGCGAGGGCAGTCCGACGGGCTTCCTCTGGGTGCACGCCCTGCTGATCGGCGCCTCCCTGGCGATCGGCACGACTGTGGGAGTCCTGGGCATCCGCGCCTATCGTCTGCGCCGCAGACGGGTGTGA
- a CDS encoding PRC-barrel domain-containing protein: protein MQPFNPWAWRDPSALAGGYDQTRPGDVPRQRASDTDDQLDAPGPGTPLDLTGYHVEATDGRIGSIDEANEDADARYLVVDTGPWIFGKKVLLPAGTVARVDHLDRVVHVDRTRDQVKESPAFDSDHFAHPEYREQVGSYYSESYRQR, encoded by the coding sequence ATGCAGCCGTTCAACCCCTGGGCCTGGCGGGACCCGTCCGCCCTGGCGGGTGGGTACGACCAGACCCGGCCCGGAGACGTACCGCGGCAGCGCGCCTCGGACACCGACGACCAGCTGGACGCCCCCGGCCCCGGTACGCCGCTCGACCTCACCGGCTACCACGTGGAGGCGACTGACGGCCGGATCGGGTCGATCGACGAGGCGAACGAGGATGCCGACGCGCGCTACCTGGTGGTGGACACCGGACCGTGGATCTTCGGGAAGAAGGTGCTGCTGCCGGCCGGCACGGTGGCCCGGGTCGACCACCTGGACCGCGTGGTGCACGTGGACCGCACCCGCGACCAGGTGAAGGAGTCGCCCGCGTTCGACAGCGACCACTTCGCGCACCCGGAGTACCGGGAGCAGGTCGGCAGCTACTACTCCGAGAGCTATCGACAGCGGTGA
- the trpS gene encoding tryptophan--tRNA ligase: protein MPSARMLTGDRPTGRLHLGHYVGSIANRVRLHQRYESFFIIADLHMLTTRNSRADIEQVAHNAREMVTDILAAGVEPERATFYLQSAIPEVGDLNTLFQNLITVPRLERVPSLKEMTRDAGKDEMPYGLLGYPVLQAADILCVKGQVVPVGKDNAAHVEVTREIARRFNHLYGEVFPVPDMLMSATPTLVGTDGAGKMSKSKGNAIALSDDAATVRRKVMGIYTDPNRVRADVPGTVEGNPVFEFHDVFNPDRAQVAEFKDRYRAGRVGDVEVKEALVTALNRFLDPIRERRARFEAQPGLVDELIVTGTERTRVEVRRTLVEVRRAMGLSSAYTQVRRRAERYRKAVATSA from the coding sequence ATGCCCTCTGCACGCATGCTCACCGGCGACCGCCCGACCGGGCGGCTGCACCTCGGCCATTACGTGGGCAGCATCGCCAACCGGGTGCGGCTGCACCAGCGGTACGAGAGCTTCTTCATCATCGCCGACCTGCACATGCTCACCACGCGCAACAGCCGCGCGGACATCGAGCAGGTGGCGCACAACGCCCGCGAGATGGTCACCGACATCCTGGCCGCCGGGGTGGAGCCGGAGCGGGCCACGTTCTACCTCCAGTCGGCGATCCCCGAGGTCGGCGACCTGAACACGCTGTTCCAGAACCTCATCACGGTGCCCCGGCTGGAACGGGTGCCGTCGCTCAAGGAGATGACCCGGGACGCCGGCAAGGACGAGATGCCGTACGGCCTGCTCGGCTACCCGGTCCTCCAGGCCGCCGACATCCTCTGCGTCAAGGGGCAGGTCGTGCCGGTCGGGAAGGACAACGCCGCGCACGTCGAGGTGACCCGGGAGATCGCCCGGCGGTTCAACCACCTCTACGGCGAGGTCTTCCCGGTGCCCGACATGCTCATGTCGGCCACGCCCACGCTGGTCGGCACCGACGGCGCCGGGAAGATGAGCAAGAGCAAGGGGAACGCCATCGCGCTCTCCGACGACGCGGCGACGGTGCGCCGCAAGGTGATGGGGATATACACCGATCCGAACCGGGTCCGCGCCGACGTGCCCGGCACCGTCGAGGGGAACCCGGTCTTCGAGTTCCACGACGTCTTCAATCCGGACCGGGCGCAGGTGGCGGAGTTCAAGGACCGCTACCGGGCCGGCCGGGTCGGTGACGTCGAGGTCAAGGAGGCGCTGGTGACGGCGCTCAACCGGTTCCTCGATCCGATCCGGGAGCGCCGGGCCCGCTTCGAGGCGCAGCCCGGCCTGGTCGACGAGCTGATCGTCACCGGCACCGAACGGACCCGCGTCGAGGTGCGCCGCACGCTCGTCGAGGTGCGCCGGGCGATGGGCCTGAGCAGCGCGTACACCCAGGTGCGGCGCCGGGCCGAGCGCTACCGCAAGGCCGTCGCCACCTCGGCCTGA